One Qipengyuania aurantiaca genomic region harbors:
- a CDS encoding heavy metal-binding domain-containing protein, producing MPGPWKDARGVTVTTTPTIEGQPIREYLGIVTGEVIVGANLFRDLFANIRDIVGGRSGSYERILRDAREQAIEELQAEAATRGGNAVVGVDLDYEVIGDTGSMLMVSASGTAVKI from the coding sequence ATGCCCGGACCCTGGAAAGACGCGCGCGGCGTCACCGTTACAACCACGCCCACCATCGAGGGGCAGCCGATCCGGGAATATCTGGGCATCGTCACCGGCGAGGTGATCGTCGGCGCGAATCTTTTCCGCGATCTCTTCGCCAATATCCGCGACATCGTCGGCGGCCGCTCGGGCAGCTACGAGCGCATTCTGCGTGACGCGCGGGAGCAGGCGATCGAGGAACTGCAGGCCGAGGCGGCCACGCGCGGCGGCAACGCCGTGGTCGGCGTCGACCTCGATTACGAAGTGATCGGCGACACCGGTTCGATGCTGATGGTTTCCGCCAGCGGGACCGCGGTAAAGATCTGA
- a CDS encoding helix-turn-helix domain-containing protein has product MAASANHQALVFEEKLKKLGSNIRRVREGRGFTQEAFAQEFGIDRAYYGRIERGQINLSAKMLFMLAQALETSPDKFFEADRPIEVTHEQ; this is encoded by the coding sequence GTGGCAGCGTCAGCCAATCATCAGGCTTTGGTGTTCGAGGAAAAACTCAAAAAACTTGGTTCGAATATCCGACGCGTCCGGGAAGGACGAGGTTTCACACAGGAAGCGTTTGCTCAAGAGTTTGGGATTGATCGAGCATACTACGGTCGAATTGAGCGCGGCCAAATCAACTTATCGGCGAAGATGTTATTTATGCTCGCGCAGGCGTTGGAAACGAGCCCCGACAAGTTTTTTGAAGCCGATAGACCCATAGAAGTAACGCATGAGCAATAG